The Desulfobulbaceae bacterium genome contains the following window.
GATGCTTTTGTATATATTCAATAAACTCGTTATCAAACTCCCACATCCGGTAGTCCGTGGTGAGCATGATGCCAGACTTTGGTTTTTTTCCCGTTTTCTTGCAAATAACTTCTTCAGCAATACGGTTAATCCAGAACCCAGGTTGTGCGGGCACGTCTTTGGGCAGATAATGCTTACTTGTTCCTTCATCACGGATGCTCGCGGTTGGAATTATAATATCACCAACATCAACATCATCATCAATACCACCGCACATTCCGAGCATTAAGACACATTCGAGTTTATCAAGATAAGACAAACAATGCATGATGATGCCAGCTGAGGGTGAACCAACCCCATGATTAATAATTGAGATATTTGACTTATTATCATGAACAACATTCCAGTAACCTGACTTAACTGGCGATGAAGTTATATTTGCAAAATCCTCAACATAACGCTGAAAATTACAGAGAAGAATATACGATCCAAAATCTTCAACCGACGAACCGGTATAGCGTTCCAAAGTATTGCGTGCGTAGCTATCCGGCCTTAATTGACTCGAGCTCATCAACCCTCCTTATTACCTTCTGACTTTTAAATAACGGCACGCCAATTGACAGCCCGCCAATAATACATTCAACAAATAAACGCATCGACTACGACTTACACGACACTCTATTAAACTTTGCACATTGACCTCACAAGGTTAATGCATTACCTTCAGGATACTATGAAACCATTAGACAGGATACCCAAATTCTACATACTGCTCATAGTTGTGACAGCCTGGATGTTTATTACTTCCATCTTTGGTGGCAACTCCCCGGGTACATGAACGACTCCGCCATTATCCTCTCAGTTTGAGACTACCAACAACTCGTCACCTGTCGTTAATTAACAATTTAAATTATTTTTTGTAAATGGAGGAATACCAAATGAGTATTGATGCATGTTTGAAATATGCAGACGAAGAACACATCTGTCCACACTGCAATACGAAGCTTAGTTGCTGCAACACTCCACCAATGCATGTCGGTGATGGTTTGGGCTGGGGCACTGACATTTTCTTTGTATGCTTAAACAACAACTGCTCCTTGTACGTCAATGGCTGGAAACATGTGGAAGAGCAATACGGCAAAGTATCTTCGTTCCGCTACATGAAACTTCCAAACGAAGAGAAGGGCTCACCGATGATGGTTGGCAGTCCAATAGCCTTTACTGGGTCTATTGTCGATTTTGAAGCGTTGAAGAAGAAAAGTACACGTTACCAGACCGAAAAAACGGCTATCGAAAAGCTCAAAACCTGTGTGCAGGAAAAAAATCTGGAACCGGTTCTTTTCCTTATAACCGATGAAGACTCAAACTTAGAAGAACGACGTAAAGCCTGCCAGTTATTAGAGGAAATTTGCGATATTTCATGTATTGATCCTATTCGCAACCACAAATTTCGTCATACCGAAATTCAACAAATTGCCAATATCGGCATCTCAAAAATGCTGAAGAAAACTTTCCAGAAGGAGTGTCCACACTGTGCTGAAATCATCAAAGCACAGGCAGCAATTTGTAAACATTGTGGCAAATAATTATTAATTCACACGGATAATACTTGCTATCCAATTCTCAATTTTGTATAACAGTTTTCGTTAATCGCAGTGGTGACAATTTTCCATATGGTGAGCGTAGCTCAGTTGGTTAGAGCGTCGGATTGTGGTTCCGAAGGTCGGGGGTTCGATCCCCCTCGCTCACCCCAGTAAATTCAAGGGATTTGGCAGAAATGTCAAATCCCTTTTTTTGTTTTGGGTGCCGATGGGGGGTCCATTACAAGCGGCAGAACCCACCTCTTTGCTCTTGCGCGAGCGAAAGACGAAGTCGAAAAAATAATTACCCACTGAAACCCATAGAATTCCGGATAACTGAACAGTTTTTCCGGAATATCCCGGTTAAGGCAACAATCACTTTTTCATCAAACCGACATAACCAACCGAAATATAAGGATTATTTTTTATTGAGAAGCAGGGAACAACTCTTGCAAGAAGTTACGTGAAATTATCTAATTTACCAATTCAGCAACTTTAAATATACTAAAAAAATGACAAATAAAGAGCGCAGACAGTTTCCTCGATACACGGTTCCAGGAAAAACCATAGCCATTACTCCGCATAATCTTGGTCAGGTTCTTGATATCAGTCTCGATGGCTGTGCAATTAAATATATTGGCGAAGATACTCTGCTGAACTCTAATGACTATATTGATATCCTGATGAAAGAAGCAAAAAACAAAGGGTTTTACCTGGAAAAAATTCCTATAAACATGGTCTGGGAAAACAGCCCTGACTTTTCAGCGTTTAGTACTATAGTTGTCAAAAAAGTTGGAATGAAGTTTAAAGAGTTATCAGCAATCCAACAGCAAGAACTGCAAATTTTTATCGAGAATTATGGTATTGCAGAGGCTTGAACAAACAAGTCGAAATTTGAGATATACAACGTAACTTCCCCAAAACAGCTACTTAAGATTAGTGCTAATCAGGAAAAAGATAACGCATTACTCCACCACCACCGAGATTTCTCCCACCGTCACGACGTCGCCTGATGTCAGCTGTGCCCCTCTACGTATCTCAACGTGACCGTTAACCCTCACATCACCACCTTGAATCATGACCTTGGCCTCACCTCCAGTCGAGGCAATATCGGCAAGCTTCAACAACTGCCCCAAACGTATGGTCGTGTCTCGTATTTTTATTTTTTTCATATTAGCGTTCTCGATAATTGGTTATAGTAATCCATGATATCCTTTCTTCCCACCACTTTAACAGAACTCAAAAGTTTAGAATGGCCACAACTTGACATCATACTGGTGACAGGCGACACCTATATCGACAGCCCCTATATCGGTGCTGCCCTAATCGGTAAACACCTTGTCTCCCACGGTTTCAAAGTAGGAATTATCGCCCAGCCAGATGTTAATTCGGAGGCCGACATAACCCGTCTAGGCGAGCCAAAACTGTTCTGGGGTGTGACCAGCGGCAGCATTGACTCAATGGTCGCCAACTACACCGCCTCAAAGAAACGGCGTAAATCCGATGACTTTACCCCAGGCGGCCTTAACGACAAACGTCCTGACCGGGCAGTAATCGCCTACACTAACCTGATCAGACGATACTTCAAAAACACTGCGCCAATTGTGCTAGGGGGGATAGAGGCTAGCCTCCGGCGCATAGCCCATTATGATTTTTGGACAGATAAGGTCAGAAAATCAATTTTATTTGATTCAAAGGCCGATATCCTCATTTACGGCATGGCTGAAAAGTCAATTTATCACCTGGCCAACAATTTACAAGCAGACAAATCGTCCAAAAATATACCCGGACTGTGTTACATCGACAGCTCAGCTCCAACTGATTTTATCGAACTGCCGACTTTTGACGAATGCACTACCGACAAAGATCAGTTCAGCCGGATGTTTAATGAATTCTACAAGAACAATGACCCCTTGACGGCATCAGGCCTTTACCAGCAATACGACAGTCGCTACCTGATTCAAAATCCTCCATCACCCCATTTATCAACTCATGAACTCGACAGCATTCATGAAATTAATTTTTCCCGTAATGTCCACCCCTATTATGCGAAGCTTGGTAAAGTTAAGGCCCAGGAGACCATTAAATTTGCCATCACAACACATCGAGGCTGCTATGGTGAGTGTAATTTTTGTGCTATTGCCGTCCATCAGGGCAGAACAGTTATCAGCCGTTCCAGTGAGTCTATCATCAATGAGGCCAAAAAACTTTCCGCACATCCAGAGTTCAAAGGAAATATCTCAGACGTTGGTGGACCCACAGCAAACATGTACGGTTATGAATGCAAACAAAAGCTTACGATTGGTGCGTGTAAAAACAAACGATGCCTGTACCCGCAGATCTGTAAAAACCTTAAAGCAAACCATAAACCCTACTCTAAACTTCTCGACTCCATAATGACCTTGCCCAACATTAAAAATGTTTTTGTTGCCTCCGGCATCCGCTATGACCTTCTTTCTTCCGACTCCAGTGGAGATCAGTGCCTCTCGCAGATCGTCCGGCACCATACCTCCGGCCAAATGAAAATTGCACCAGAGCATACAGTTGACAAAATTCTGGCCGTTATGGGTAAACCTGGCTCTTCAGAACTACTGAAGTTCAAGAAAAAATTTGATCAGTTATCGTCTGGTGCCGGCAAAAAGCAGTTTCTTACGTATTATTTTATAGCAGCACACCCTGGAAGTACACTGGAGGACATGACTAAACTCAAGAGTTTTTGCTTCAAAGAGCTGAACTGTTCGCCAGAGCAAGTCCAGATTTTCACACCTACTCCTTCAACATATTCAACGCTTATGTATTGGACCGAAAGAGATCCATTTACTGGCAAAAAATTGACGGTTGAAAAGAGTGCTGCTCGCAAGGAAAACCAGAAGACAACACTGACAAAAAAACCAGGTACTAAAAGTAATGGTATTGCTGGCCGAGGAAATGGTATAAAAATAAGAAAGTGGAAATAATACGGACGGGGATTTTCAATTATCGGAAAATTTTACCTTTAGAACTAAAATCTCGTCGAGACTGTCCAGAAAGCGATCCAACAGTGTCGCATCAAAATGAGTCCCCCTACCCTCACGAAGAATTTCAGTTGCTTTCTCAGTTGACATTGCCGCCTTATAAACACGATCGGAGGTAAGTGCATCAAACACATCACAGATAGCAGAAATGCGACCTTCAATAGGTATAGTATCACCAACTAATCCAAGTGGATACCCTCCACCACCAACCTTTTCATGATGGGTTCGCGCTATTGAGGCCCCCAGGTTAAGTAGTTCTGAGGTCGATCCTTTTAATATGCGATAACCAATTTCTGAATGTGTTTTTATTGTATCAAACTCTTCTTTTGTTAATGCTCCCGGCTTAAGCAATATCGTATCGGGGATTCCTATTTTGCCAACATCATGCAATGGACTGGCAATTCGTATTTGCTCACAAAAAACGGCATTAAGGCCTGACTTTCTGGC
Protein-coding sequences here:
- a CDS encoding AMP nucleosidase (Catalyzes the hydrolysis of AMP to form adenine and ribose 5-phosphate using water as the nucleophile); the protein is MSSSQLRPDSYARNTLERYTGSSVEDFGSYILLCNFQRYVEDFANITSSPVKSGYWNVVHDNKSNISIINHGVGSPSAGIIMHCLSYLDKLECVLMLGMCGGIDDDVDVGDIIIPTASIRDEGTSKHYLPKDVPAQPGFWINRIAEEVICKKTGKKPKSGIMLTTDYRMWEFDNEFIEYIQKH
- a CDS encoding zinc ribbon domain-containing protein — protein: MSIDACLKYADEEHICPHCNTKLSCCNTPPMHVGDGLGWGTDIFFVCLNNNCSLYVNGWKHVEEQYGKVSSFRYMKLPNEEKGSPMMVGSPIAFTGSIVDFEALKKKSTRYQTEKTAIEKLKTCVQEKNLEPVLFLITDEDSNLEERRKACQLLEEICDISCIDPIRNHKFRHTEIQQIANIGISKMLKKTFQKECPHCAEIIKAQAAICKHCGK
- a CDS encoding PilZ domain-containing protein, with the translated sequence MTNKERRQFPRYTVPGKTIAITPHNLGQVLDISLDGCAIKYIGEDTLLNSNDYIDILMKEAKNKGFYLEKIPINMVWENSPDFSAFSTIVVKKVGMKFKELSAIQQQELQIFIENYGIAEA
- a CDS encoding RNA-binding S4 domain-containing protein; protein product: MKKIKIRDTTIRLGQLLKLADIASTGGEAKVMIQGGDVRVNGHVEIRRGAQLTSGDVVTVGEISVVVE
- a CDS encoding YgiQ family radical SAM protein, encoding MSFLPTTLTELKSLEWPQLDIILVTGDTYIDSPYIGAALIGKHLVSHGFKVGIIAQPDVNSEADITRLGEPKLFWGVTSGSIDSMVANYTASKKRRKSDDFTPGGLNDKRPDRAVIAYTNLIRRYFKNTAPIVLGGIEASLRRIAHYDFWTDKVRKSILFDSKADILIYGMAEKSIYHLANNLQADKSSKNIPGLCYIDSSAPTDFIELPTFDECTTDKDQFSRMFNEFYKNNDPLTASGLYQQYDSRYLIQNPPSPHLSTHELDSIHEINFSRNVHPYYAKLGKVKAQETIKFAITTHRGCYGECNFCAIAVHQGRTVISRSSESIINEAKKLSAHPEFKGNISDVGGPTANMYGYECKQKLTIGACKNKRCLYPQICKNLKANHKPYSKLLDSIMTLPNIKNVFVASGIRYDLLSSDSSGDQCLSQIVRHHTSGQMKIAPEHTVDKILAVMGKPGSSELLKFKKKFDQLSSGAGKKQFLTYYFIAAHPGSTLEDMTKLKSFCFKELNCSPEQVQIFTPTPSTYSTLMYWTERDPFTGKKLTVEKSAARKENQKTTLTKKPGTKSNGIAGRGNGIKIRKWK